The following coding sequences are from one Streptomyces sp. NBC_01485 window:
- the ftsX gene encoding permease-like cell division protein FtsX, whose translation MRAQFVLSEIGVGLRRNLTMTFAVIVSVALSLALFGGSLLMSDQVSTMKGYWYDKVNVSVFLCNKSDAESDANCAKGAVTADQKKQIKSDLDKMGVVDKVTYESQDDAYKHYKEQFGDSPLASSLTPDQMQESYRIKLKDPEKYQVIATAFDGRDGVQSVQDQKGILDNLFGLLNGMNWAARAVMALMLVVALMLIVNTVRVSAFSRRRETGIMRLVGASGFYIQAPFIAEAAVAGLIGGTVACGFLVVARYFIIDHGLALSEKLNLINFIGWDAVLTKLPLILATSLLMPALAAFFALRKYLKV comes from the coding sequence ATGCGCGCCCAGTTCGTACTGTCGGAGATCGGCGTCGGTCTCCGCCGCAACCTGACGATGACCTTCGCCGTCATCGTCTCCGTCGCCCTGTCCCTGGCGCTCTTCGGCGGGTCGCTCCTCATGAGCGACCAGGTCAGCACCATGAAGGGCTACTGGTACGACAAGGTCAACGTCTCGGTGTTCCTCTGCAACAAGAGCGACGCCGAGTCCGACGCGAACTGTGCCAAGGGTGCGGTCACCGCGGACCAGAAGAAGCAGATCAAGTCCGACCTGGACAAGATGGGCGTCGTCGACAAGGTGACGTACGAGTCGCAGGACGACGCCTACAAGCACTACAAGGAGCAGTTCGGCGACTCCCCGCTGGCGAGTTCGCTCACGCCGGACCAGATGCAGGAGTCGTACCGCATCAAGCTGAAGGATCCGGAGAAGTACCAGGTCATCGCGACCGCTTTCGACGGGCGCGACGGCGTGCAGTCGGTGCAGGACCAGAAGGGCATCCTGGACAACCTGTTCGGGCTGCTCAACGGCATGAACTGGGCGGCGCGGGCGGTGATGGCGCTGATGCTGGTGGTGGCGCTGATGCTGATCGTCAACACCGTGCGCGTCTCGGCGTTCAGCCGTCGGCGCGAGACCGGGATCATGCGGCTGGTCGGCGCCTCCGGCTTCTACATCCAGGCGCCGTTCATCGCCGAGGCGGCGGTCGCCGGGCTCATCGGCGGCACGGTCGCCTGCGGATTCCTGGTGGTCGCCCGGTACTTCATCATCGACCACGGCCTGGCCCTGTCCGAGAAGCTGAACCTGATCAACTTCATCGGCTGGGACGCCGTGTTGACGAAACTCCCGCTCATCCTCGCCACCAGCCTGCTGATGCCGGCCCTGGCCGCTTTCTTCGCGCTGCGCAAGTACCTGAAGGTGTGA
- a CDS encoding serine/threonine-protein kinase, translating to MARKIGSRYTAHQILGRGSAGTVWLGEGPEGPVAVKLLREDLASDEELVGRFVQERTALLGLEHPNVVSVRDLVVDGNDLALVMDLVRGTDLRTRLERDRRLAPEAAVAIVADVAEGLAAAHAAGVVHRDVKPENVLLDMQGPLGPGGSHRALLTDFGVAKLIDTPKRTRATKIIGTPDYLAPEIVEGLPPRASVDIYALATVLYELLAGFTPFGGGHPGAVLRRHVTEAVAPLPGIPDELWQLLVQCLAKAPASRLRASELAARLREQLPTLAGMPPLDVDEPDTEPEAEGDGGGEPGAAPEAPAPSGGRERRGSVPLVPGAKPDSNRDTHTSMRVPAPDELAGGAHGTARVPRAAGAPRPGSARNRSVTRRRRITLGVAAAALVVAVGAGTWAATSGDDAGATPQDTKNSAPTAP from the coding sequence TTGGCACGGAAGATCGGCAGCCGGTACACCGCCCACCAGATCCTCGGACGGGGCAGCGCCGGCACGGTGTGGCTGGGCGAGGGACCGGAGGGGCCCGTCGCCGTCAAGCTGCTGCGCGAGGACCTCGCCTCCGACGAGGAGCTGGTGGGCCGCTTCGTGCAGGAGCGCACGGCCCTGCTCGGCCTGGAGCACCCGAACGTGGTGTCCGTACGGGACCTGGTGGTCGACGGCAACGACCTGGCGCTCGTCATGGACCTGGTCCGCGGCACGGACCTGCGCACCCGGCTCGAACGGGACCGGCGGCTCGCGCCCGAGGCCGCCGTGGCGATCGTCGCGGACGTCGCCGAGGGACTGGCCGCCGCGCACGCGGCCGGGGTCGTCCACCGGGACGTCAAGCCGGAGAACGTGCTCCTCGACATGCAGGGTCCGCTCGGCCCCGGCGGCTCGCACCGCGCGCTGCTGACCGACTTCGGCGTCGCCAAACTCATCGACACCCCCAAACGGACCCGCGCCACGAAGATCATCGGCACGCCGGACTACCTCGCCCCGGAGATCGTCGAGGGCCTGCCGCCGCGCGCCTCGGTGGACATCTACGCCCTGGCGACGGTGCTGTACGAGCTGCTCGCGGGCTTCACGCCGTTCGGCGGCGGCCACCCGGGCGCGGTGCTGCGCCGCCATGTCACGGAGGCCGTCGCCCCGCTGCCGGGCATCCCGGACGAGCTGTGGCAGCTGCTCGTGCAGTGCCTGGCGAAGGCCCCGGCCTCCCGGCTGCGCGCCTCCGAACTGGCGGCCCGCCTGCGCGAGCAGTTGCCCACGCTGGCGGGCATGCCCCCGCTGGACGTCGACGAGCCGGACACGGAACCGGAGGCTGAGGGGGACGGCGGCGGCGAGCCGGGTGCGGCCCCCGAGGCGCCGGCGCCCTCCGGCGGGCGTGAGCGGCGGGGCTCGGTCCCGCTGGTGCCCGGCGCGAAGCCGGACTCCAACCGTGACACGCACACCTCGATGCGGGTGCCCGCGCCGGACGAACTGGCGGGCGGCGCGCACGGCACCGCCCGGGTGCCGAGGGCGGCCGGCGCCCCGCGCCCCGGCTCGGCCCGGAACCGCTCCGTCACCAGGCGGCGCCGGATCACGCTGGGCGTGGCCGCGGCGGCACTGGTGGTGGCGGTAGGCGCCGGCACCTGGGCGGCCACCTCGGGCGACGACGCGGGCGCGACCCCGCAGGACACGAAGAACTCGGCCCCGACGGCACCGTGA
- the yicI gene encoding alpha-xylosidase — protein sequence MKFSDGYWLPREGVTAAHPAEVLDVTESDDGALEIHAPTRPVRGRGDLMTGPVMTIRAHTPMPDVIGLTLTHLTGGHPREPAFDLTATPPGPASDPSHRLSLVSLDDEHATLTSGALCVRVARSGPWHVEFLAHGRPLTSSGPRGMGIMRDSDTGGHYLREQLDLGVGTAVYGLGERFGPLVRNGQSVDIWNADGGTSTEQAYKNVPFYLTDAGYGVFVDHPGKVSFEVGSETVSKVQFSAETQELTYYVIHGPTPKEILRRYTALTGRPALPPTWSFGLWLSTSFTTSYDEETVTSFIEGMRERELPLSVFHFDCFWMREHHWCDFRWDPRVFPDPEGMLARLKAKGLRVSVWINPYIAQRSPLFAEGRALGHLLRRPDGSVWQTDMWQPGMALVDFTSPAAREWYASKLEALLVQGVDCFKTDFGERVPLDVEWSDGSDPERMHNYYSYLYHRTVFDVLRKHRGEGEAVLFARSATAGGQQFPVHWGGDCEATYASMAESLRGGLSLGLSGFGFWSHDIGGFEGTPTPALFKRWLAFGLLSSHSRLHGSSSYRVPWLFDTESVDVLRHFTRLKLRLMPYLYEAARVAHEEGVPVMRAMVLEFPADPGCAHLERQYMLGPDLLVAPVFSDGGDVAYYVPEGAWTHYLTGRTVTGPRWTRERHGFLGLPLLVRPGAVLPVGAHADRPDYPHADGVTLRTYGLERGAQVTVRVGDVTFTVVREGDTLRASASEPSAPWALAAGDRVAWAEAGTGFLTLDTVEAD from the coding sequence ATGAAGTTCTCCGACGGTTATTGGCTGCCGCGCGAGGGCGTCACGGCCGCGCACCCCGCCGAGGTCCTCGACGTCACCGAGTCGGACGACGGCGCCCTGGAGATCCACGCGCCGACCCGGCCCGTCCGCGGCCGCGGCGACCTGATGACCGGCCCGGTCATGACGATCCGAGCCCACACCCCGATGCCCGACGTCATCGGCCTCACCCTCACCCACCTCACGGGCGGCCACCCCCGCGAGCCCGCCTTCGACCTCACCGCCACACCCCCGGGCCCGGCCTCAGACCCCTCCCACCGGCTCTCCCTCGTCTCCCTGGACGACGAGCACGCGACCCTGACCTCCGGCGCGCTCTGCGTGAGAGTCGCCCGCTCCGGCCCCTGGCACGTGGAGTTCCTCGCCCACGGCCGCCCGCTCACCTCCAGCGGCCCCCGGGGCATGGGCATCATGCGGGACTCGGACACCGGCGGCCACTACCTGCGCGAACAGCTCGACCTGGGCGTGGGCACCGCCGTCTACGGCCTCGGCGAACGCTTCGGCCCGCTGGTCAGGAACGGCCAGAGCGTCGACATCTGGAACGCCGACGGCGGCACCTCGACCGAACAGGCCTACAAGAACGTCCCGTTCTACCTGACCGACGCGGGCTACGGCGTCTTCGTCGACCACCCGGGCAAGGTCTCCTTCGAGGTCGGCTCGGAGACGGTCTCGAAGGTCCAGTTCAGCGCCGAGACCCAGGAGTTGACGTACTACGTCATCCACGGCCCCACCCCGAAGGAGATCCTCCGCAGATACACCGCCCTCACCGGCCGCCCCGCCCTCCCGCCCACCTGGTCCTTCGGCCTCTGGCTGTCGACGTCGTTCACCACCTCCTACGACGAGGAGACGGTGACGTCCTTCATCGAGGGCATGCGGGAACGCGAACTCCCCCTCTCCGTCTTCCACTTCGACTGCTTCTGGATGCGGGAGCACCACTGGTGCGACTTCCGGTGGGACCCGCGGGTCTTCCCCGACCCGGAGGGCATGCTGGCCCGGCTGAAGGCGAAGGGCCTGCGCGTCAGCGTGTGGATCAACCCGTACATCGCCCAGCGCTCGCCGCTCTTCGCGGAGGGCAGGGCCCTCGGCCATCTCCTCCGCCGCCCCGACGGCAGCGTCTGGCAGACGGACATGTGGCAGCCCGGCATGGCCCTCGTCGACTTCACCAGCCCCGCCGCGCGCGAGTGGTACGCGTCGAAACTGGAGGCGCTGCTCGTGCAGGGCGTCGACTGTTTCAAGACCGACTTCGGCGAGCGGGTGCCCCTCGACGTGGAGTGGTCCGACGGCTCCGACCCGGAGCGGATGCACAACTACTACTCGTACCTCTACCACCGCACCGTCTTCGACGTGCTGCGCAAGCACCGCGGCGAGGGCGAGGCCGTGCTCTTCGCGCGCTCGGCGACGGCCGGCGGCCAGCAGTTCCCGGTCCACTGGGGCGGCGACTGCGAGGCGACGTACGCGTCGATGGCCGAGTCCCTGCGCGGCGGCCTGTCTCTCGGCCTGTCCGGGTTCGGCTTCTGGAGCCACGACATCGGCGGCTTCGAGGGCACCCCGACCCCCGCCCTCTTCAAACGCTGGCTGGCCTTCGGTCTCCTCTCCTCCCACAGCAGACTGCACGGCAGCTCCTCGTACCGGGTGCCGTGGCTGTTCGACACGGAGTCGGTGGACGTCCTGCGCCACTTCACCCGCCTCAAACTGCGCCTCATGCCGTACCTGTACGAGGCCGCGCGCGTCGCCCACGAGGAGGGCGTGCCGGTGATGCGGGCGATGGTCCTGGAGTTCCCGGCGGATCCCGGGTGCGCGCATCTGGAACGGCAGTACATGCTCGGCCCGGACCTGCTGGTCGCGCCGGTCTTCAGCGATGGCGGGGACGTGGCGTACTACGTCCCCGAGGGCGCCTGGACCCACTACCTCACCGGCCGGACGGTGACCGGCCCCCGCTGGACCCGGGAACGGCACGGGTTCCTCGGCCTGCCGCTGCTGGTGCGGCCGGGCGCGGTGCTCCCGGTGGGCGCCCACGCCGACCGGCCGGACTACCCGCACGCCGACGGCGTCACCCTGCGCACCTACGGCCTGGAGCGCGGTGCGCAGGTGACGGTACGGGTCGGGGACGTGACCTTCACCGTCGTCCGGGAGGGGGACACGCTGCGGGCGTCCGCGAGCGAACCCTCGGCGCCGTGGGCGCTGGCCGCCGGGGACCGGGTCGCGTGGGCGGAGGCGGGAACCGGGTTCCTGACGCTGGACACCGTGGAGGCGGACTGA
- a CDS encoding LacI family DNA-binding transcriptional regulator — MVKITDVARHAGVSPSTVSYALSGKRPISVATRRRVEEAARKLGYRPHAGARALASSRSNVLALVAPLRAGIHVPVVMQFAVSVVTAARRHDHDVLLLTQEEGEDGLRRVADTALVDALILMDVQLHDPRLPLLRSLDRPSVMIGFPLEAAGLTCIDLDFRAAGERCVEHLAQLGHRVVALVGSPPEVYVRGTAFAQRVVQGFTEAADRAGLTSAVHPCEATPAAARRMAERLLREQPALTGVVVHNEAILEPLIDAFEHLGLRIPADISITAICPDELASALRVPVTSIALPSTEVGERAVTLLMRKLTNEPVPEATLLPPRLTPRASTTPRTTG, encoded by the coding sequence ATGGTGAAGATCACCGATGTGGCGCGGCACGCCGGGGTCTCCCCCAGCACGGTGTCGTACGCGCTGAGCGGCAAGCGCCCGATCTCCGTGGCGACCCGGCGGCGGGTCGAGGAGGCCGCCCGGAAACTGGGTTACCGCCCGCACGCGGGCGCCCGCGCCCTGGCGAGCAGCCGCTCCAACGTCCTGGCGCTGGTCGCCCCCCTGCGGGCCGGCATCCACGTCCCGGTCGTCATGCAGTTCGCGGTGTCGGTGGTGACGGCGGCCCGCCGCCACGACCACGACGTCCTGCTCCTCACCCAGGAGGAGGGCGAGGACGGCCTGCGACGCGTCGCGGACACGGCGCTGGTCGACGCGCTGATCCTGATGGACGTCCAACTCCACGACCCCCGGCTGCCGTTGCTGCGCTCCCTCGACCGGCCGTCCGTGATGATCGGCTTCCCGCTCGAGGCCGCCGGGCTGACCTGCATCGACCTCGACTTCCGGGCGGCGGGCGAGCGGTGCGTGGAGCATCTGGCGCAGCTCGGGCACCGGGTGGTGGCCCTGGTCGGGTCACCACCGGAGGTGTACGTGCGCGGGACGGCGTTCGCGCAGCGCGTGGTCCAGGGTTTCACCGAGGCCGCCGACCGCGCCGGCCTCACCTCCGCGGTCCACCCCTGCGAGGCGACACCGGCCGCGGCCCGCCGCATGGCGGAGCGACTCCTGCGCGAACAACCCGCGCTGACGGGGGTCGTCGTCCACAACGAAGCCATCCTGGAACCCCTGATCGACGCCTTCGAACACCTCGGCCTACGTATCCCCGCCGACATCTCGATCACGGCGATCTGCCCGGACGAACTCGCCTCGGCCCTCCGCGTCCCGGTCACCTCCATAGCCCTGCCCTCCACGGAAGTCGGCGAGCGCGCGGTGACCCTCCTGATGCGGAAACTGACCAACGAGCCGGTCCCGGAGGCAACCCTCCTGCCACCCCGCCTGACCCCCCGCGCCAGCACCACACCACGCACCACCGGGTGA
- the smpB gene encoding SsrA-binding protein SmpB, with product MYVPKESQPKQGGAAPSGKVKDGKRKIVAQNKKARHDYAIIDVYEAGLVLTGTEVKSLREGRASLTDGFVQIEGNEAWLHAAHIPEYFQGSWTNHSARRKRKLLLHREEIDKLSVKSEETGHTIVPLAIYFKDGRAKAEIALARGKKEYDKRQTLREQQDRRETDRAIAAAKRKQRGA from the coding sequence ATGTACGTACCGAAGGAGTCCCAGCCGAAGCAGGGCGGGGCGGCCCCGTCCGGCAAGGTCAAGGACGGCAAGCGCAAGATCGTCGCGCAGAACAAGAAGGCCCGGCACGACTACGCGATCATCGATGTCTACGAGGCCGGTCTCGTCCTCACCGGCACCGAGGTGAAGTCGCTGCGCGAGGGGCGTGCCTCGCTGACCGACGGGTTCGTCCAGATCGAGGGGAACGAGGCGTGGCTGCACGCCGCGCACATCCCCGAGTACTTCCAGGGGAGCTGGACCAACCACTCCGCGCGCCGCAAGCGCAAGCTGCTGCTGCACCGCGAGGAGATCGACAAGCTGTCGGTGAAGTCGGAGGAGACGGGGCACACGATCGTGCCCCTCGCCATCTACTTCAAGGACGGCCGGGCGAAGGCCGAGATCGCACTGGCGCGCGGCAAGAAGGAGTACGACAAGCGCCAGACCCTGCGCGAGCAGCAGGACCGCCGGGAGACGGACCGGGCGATCGCGGCGGCCAAGCGGAAGCAGCGGGGCGCGTAG
- a CDS encoding S41 family peptidase — protein MSGRDLFCQPRRFGRGAALTLVFASVLVAGAATGSLPQELGGGRRTAPDSAAPSTAPAGHSEDVTRAAEEAAADGKSPLEAAERAVSRSGDRWAAVYSEGEYEEFEESLDGRYTGVGLEARRERDGRIEVTRVQSGSPAAGAGVRAGDRLRSVDGRSVDGLPVTDVVSLLRGDAKDASAGTTVRLGLERGTRAWSETLRRALLSTDSVTAHKLPDGITVITVAAFTKGVGDSVRTAVRRAPAGAGIVLDLRGNSGGLVTEAVSAASAFLDGGLVATYDVDGAQRALHAEAGGDTARPLVALVDGGTMSAAELLTGALQDRGRAVVVGSRTFGKGSVQMPNRLPDGSVAELTVGHYRTPAGHSVDGRGITPDLEADAGALARAETVLSGLGDALGDGK, from the coding sequence ATGTCAGGCCGAGACCTGTTCTGCCAGCCCCGCCGTTTCGGCCGCGGGGCCGCCCTGACACTGGTGTTCGCGAGCGTGCTCGTCGCCGGTGCCGCGACCGGATCGCTGCCGCAGGAGCTGGGCGGCGGACGCAGGACCGCCCCGGACAGCGCCGCCCCCTCCACCGCGCCCGCCGGACACTCCGAGGACGTGACGCGGGCCGCCGAGGAGGCCGCCGCGGACGGCAAGTCGCCGCTGGAGGCCGCCGAGCGCGCCGTCAGCCGCAGCGGGGACCGCTGGGCGGCCGTCTACTCCGAGGGCGAGTACGAGGAGTTCGAGGAGTCCCTCGACGGCCGGTACACCGGCGTAGGCCTGGAGGCGCGGCGCGAGCGGGACGGCCGGATCGAGGTGACCAGGGTGCAGTCGGGGTCGCCCGCGGCCGGCGCCGGGGTCCGCGCGGGCGACCGGCTGCGCAGCGTCGACGGGCGGTCCGTGGACGGGCTCCCGGTCACCGACGTCGTCTCCTTACTGCGCGGTGACGCCAAGGACGCGTCCGCCGGCACCACCGTCCGGCTCGGTCTGGAGCGCGGCACGCGCGCGTGGAGCGAGACCCTGCGCCGGGCCCTGCTGTCCACGGACTCCGTCACCGCCCACAAGCTTCCCGACGGCATCACCGTCATCACCGTCGCCGCGTTCACCAAGGGCGTCGGCGACAGCGTGCGCACCGCCGTCCGGCGGGCCCCGGCCGGCGCCGGGATCGTCCTGGACCTGCGCGGGAACTCCGGCGGCCTGGTCACCGAGGCCGTCTCCGCCGCCTCCGCCTTCCTCGACGGCGGCCTCGTCGCCACCTATGACGTCGACGGCGCCCAGCGCGCCCTGCACGCAGAGGCCGGCGGCGACACCGCCCGGCCCCTGGTCGCGCTCGTCGACGGCGGCACGATGAGCGCCGCCGAACTCCTCACCGGCGCCCTCCAGGACCGCGGCCGCGCGGTCGTCGTGGGGTCGCGCACCTTCGGCAAGGGCTCGGTCCAGATGCCGAACCGGCTGCCCGACGGCTCCGTGGCCGAGCTGACCGTCGGGCACTACCGCACCCCCGCCGGCCACAGCGTCGACGGCCGCGGCATCACCCCGGACCTGGAGGCCGACGCCGGGGCGCTGGCGCGGGCCGAGACCGTGCTGAGCGGCCTCGGGGACGCGCTCGGGGACGGGAAGTAA
- the ftsE gene encoding cell division ATP-binding protein FtsE: MIRFDNVSKVYPKQTRPALRDVSLEVEKGEFVFLVGSSGSGKSTFLRLLLREERCSHGQVHVLGKDLARLSNWKVPQMRRQLGTVFQDFRLLPNKTVAENVAFAQEVIGKSKGEIRKSVPQVLDLVGLGGKEERRPGELSGGEQQRVAIARAFVNRPKLLIADEPTGNLDPQTSVGIMKLLDRINRTGTTVVMATHDQNIVDQMRKRVIELEQGRLVRDQARGVYGYQH; this comes from the coding sequence GTGATCCGATTCGACAACGTCTCCAAGGTCTACCCCAAGCAGACCCGCCCCGCACTCAGGGATGTCTCCCTCGAGGTGGAGAAGGGCGAGTTCGTGTTCCTCGTGGGGTCCTCCGGCTCCGGAAAGTCCACTTTCCTGCGGCTGCTTCTCCGCGAGGAGCGGTGCAGTCACGGTCAGGTGCACGTGCTGGGCAAGGATCTCGCGCGCCTCTCCAACTGGAAGGTGCCGCAGATGCGCCGCCAGCTGGGGACGGTCTTCCAGGACTTCCGGCTGCTGCCGAACAAGACGGTGGCGGAGAACGTCGCCTTCGCGCAGGAGGTCATCGGCAAGTCGAAGGGCGAGATCCGCAAGTCCGTGCCGCAGGTGCTCGACCTCGTCGGGCTGGGCGGCAAGGAGGAGCGCAGGCCCGGTGAGCTGTCCGGCGGTGAGCAGCAGCGGGTGGCCATCGCGCGGGCCTTCGTCAACCGGCCCAAGCTGCTGATCGCCGACGAGCCCACGGGCAACCTCGACCCGCAGACCTCGGTCGGCATCATGAAGCTGCTCGACCGGATCAACCGCACCGGCACGACCGTCGTGATGGCCACGCACGACCAGAACATCGTGGACCAGATGCGCAAGCGCGTCATCGAGCTGGAGCAGGGCCGTCTCGTCCGCGACCAGGCGCGCGGCGTCTACGGCTACCAGCACTGA
- the prfB gene encoding peptide chain release factor 2, with amino-acid sequence MAVVDVSEELKSLSSTMESIEAVLDLDKLRADIAVLEEQAAAPSLWDNPDEAQKITSKLSHLQAEVRKADTLRGRIDDLVVLFEMAEEEDDPDTRAEAESELTAVKKALDEMEVRTLLSGEYDSREALVNIRAEAGGVDAADFAEKLQRMYLRWAEQKGYKTEIYETSYAEEAGIKSTTFAVQIPYAYGTLSVEQGTHRLVRISPFDNQGRRQTSFAGVEILPVVEQTDHIEIDESELRVDVYRSSGPGGQGVNTTDSAVRLTHLATGIVVSCQNERSQIQNKASAMNVLQAKLLDRRRQEEQAKMDALKGDGGNSWGNQMRSYVLHPYQMVKDLRTEFEVGNPEAVFNGEIDGFLEAGIRWRKQQEK; translated from the coding sequence GTGGCAGTCGTCGATGTATCCGAAGAGCTCAAGTCCCTCTCCTCGACCATGGAGTCGATCGAGGCCGTTCTGGACCTCGACAAGCTGAGGGCAGACATCGCCGTGCTCGAGGAGCAGGCGGCCGCGCCGTCCCTGTGGGACAACCCGGACGAGGCGCAGAAGATCACCAGCAAGCTGTCCCACCTCCAGGCCGAGGTCAGGAAGGCGGACACGCTGCGCGGCCGGATCGACGATCTCGTCGTGCTGTTCGAGATGGCCGAGGAGGAGGACGACCCGGACACCCGCGCCGAGGCCGAGTCCGAGCTCACCGCCGTCAAGAAGGCGCTGGACGAGATGGAGGTCCGGACGCTGCTCAGCGGTGAGTACGACTCCCGCGAGGCGCTCGTCAACATCCGCGCCGAGGCCGGCGGCGTCGACGCCGCGGACTTCGCCGAGAAGCTGCAGCGCATGTACCTGCGGTGGGCGGAGCAGAAGGGCTACAAGACCGAGATCTACGAGACGTCGTACGCCGAAGAGGCCGGCATCAAGTCGACCACCTTCGCCGTCCAGATCCCGTACGCGTACGGGACGCTCTCCGTGGAGCAGGGCACGCACCGCCTCGTGCGCATCTCGCCCTTCGACAACCAGGGGCGCCGTCAGACCTCCTTCGCGGGCGTCGAGATCCTCCCCGTGGTCGAGCAGACCGACCACATCGAGATCGACGAGTCCGAGCTGCGGGTCGACGTGTACCGCTCCTCCGGCCCGGGCGGTCAGGGCGTGAACACCACCGACTCCGCGGTGCGCCTCACCCACCTCGCCACCGGCATCGTCGTCTCCTGCCAGAACGAGCGGTCGCAGATCCAGAACAAGGCGTCCGCGATGAACGTCCTCCAGGCGAAGCTCCTCGACCGGCGCCGGCAGGAGGAGCAGGCCAAGATGGACGCCCTCAAGGGCGACGGCGGCAACTCCTGGGGCAACCAGATGCGTTCGTACGTCCTGCACCCGTACCAGATGGTCAAGGACCTGCGCACCGAATTCGAGGTCGGTAACCCCGAGGCCGTGTTCAACGGCGAGATCGACGGATTCCTGGAAGCCGGAATTCGCTGGCGCAAGCAGCAGGAGAAGTAG
- a CDS encoding serine/threonine-protein kinase, with protein MRPVGSKYLLEEPLGRGATGTVWRARQRETAGAEAAVPGQPGETVAIKVLKEELANDPDVVMRFLRERSVLLRLTHPNIVRVRDLVVEGDLLALVMDLVEGPDLHRYLRENGPFTPVAASLLTAQVADALAASHADGVVHRDLKPANVLLRQNGGEMHPLLTDFGIARLADSPGLTRTSEFVGTPAYVAPESAEGRPQTSAVDIYGAGILLYELVTGRPPFSGGSALEVLHQHLSAEPRRPSTVPDPLWTVIERCLSKNPDHRPSAENLARGLRIVAEGIGVHANSMQIAAADGVGHILAPNPAPATVPGAPAGAYDPNAATSVLPHTAGPAGAADPTAVLPHTGGPAGAADRTAVLPPVPPHEPGQQSGQQPEQPHPWQNQMRAARDRNEPTQVQPYLDPGQDPLRRRPQRQVSRQQPPQQQPQQGYPPQQPQQQRPQRRPQQPQQPGYGYQGQPQQQYAPPQHQQPQQQPQRYAPPPQPQQPQQRPAPEPRQPREPRQRSANPMRIPGLGCLKGCLFTIVILFVAGWLVWEFSPLQGWIGTGKSWWQLVSGWVGDVTGWIGDLGSSGSGSGSGSGSGGGAN; from the coding sequence GTGCGGCCAGTCGGCAGCAAGTACCTGCTCGAGGAGCCGCTCGGACGCGGCGCCACGGGCACCGTCTGGCGAGCCCGCCAGCGCGAGACCGCGGGCGCCGAGGCGGCCGTGCCGGGCCAGCCCGGGGAGACCGTCGCGATCAAGGTTCTCAAGGAAGAGCTCGCGAACGACCCCGACGTCGTGATGCGCTTCCTGCGCGAGCGGTCCGTGCTGCTGCGGCTGACCCACCCGAACATCGTCCGGGTCCGCGACCTGGTCGTCGAGGGCGATCTGCTGGCCCTGGTCATGGACCTCGTCGAGGGCCCCGACCTGCACCGCTACCTGCGCGAGAACGGCCCCTTCACGCCCGTCGCCGCCTCCCTGCTCACCGCCCAGGTCGCCGACGCGCTCGCCGCCAGCCACGCCGACGGCGTCGTGCACCGCGACCTGAAGCCGGCCAACGTCCTGCTGAGGCAGAACGGCGGGGAGATGCACCCGCTGCTCACCGACTTCGGCATCGCCCGCCTCGCCGACTCCCCGGGCCTGACCCGCACCAGCGAGTTCGTCGGCACGCCCGCGTACGTCGCCCCCGAGTCCGCCGAGGGCCGCCCGCAGACCTCCGCCGTGGACATCTACGGCGCCGGAATCCTGCTGTACGAGCTGGTCACCGGCCGTCCGCCGTTCTCCGGCGGCTCCGCCCTGGAAGTCCTCCACCAGCACCTCAGCGCCGAGCCGCGCCGCCCCTCCACGGTCCCCGACCCGCTGTGGACGGTCATCGAGCGCTGCCTGAGCAAGAACCCCGACCACCGGCCGAGCGCCGAGAACCTCGCGCGCGGGCTGCGGATCGTCGCCGAGGGCATCGGGGTGCACGCGAACTCGATGCAGATCGCCGCCGCCGACGGCGTCGGCCACATCCTCGCGCCCAACCCGGCGCCCGCGACCGTGCCGGGGGCTCCGGCCGGGGCCTACGACCCGAACGCCGCGACCAGCGTCCTGCCGCACACGGCCGGCCCGGCGGGCGCGGCGGACCCCACCGCCGTCCTGCCCCACACGGGCGGTCCGGCGGGCGCGGCCGACCGGACGGCCGTCCTGCCGCCGGTGCCGCCGCACGAGCCCGGACAGCAGTCCGGCCAGCAGCCCGAGCAGCCGCACCCCTGGCAGAACCAGATGCGGGCCGCCCGCGACCGCAACGAACCGACGCAGGTCCAGCCCTACCTCGACCCCGGCCAGGACCCGCTGCGCCGCCGCCCCCAGCGGCAGGTCTCCCGCCAGCAGCCCCCGCAGCAGCAGCCGCAGCAGGGGTATCCGCCCCAGCAACCGCAGCAGCAGCGGCCCCAGCGCCGTCCGCAGCAACCGCAGCAGCCCGGCTACGGGTACCAGGGGCAGCCGCAGCAGCAGTACGCGCCTCCGCAGCACCAGCAGCCCCAGCAGCAGCCCCAGCGGTACGCGCCGCCGCCCCAGCCTCAGCAGCCTCAGCAGCGGCCCGCGCCGGAACCCCGGCAGCCGCGTGAGCCGAGGCAGCGCAGCGCCAACCCGATGCGGATCCCCGGGCTCGGCTGTCTGAAGGGCTGCCTGTTCACGATCGTCATCCTGTTCGTGGCCGGCTGGCTGGTCTGGGAGTTCAGCCCGCTGCAGGGCTGGATCGGCACGGGCAAGAGCTGGTGGCAGTTGGTCAGCGGCTGGGTCGGGGACGTCACCGGATGGATCGGCGACCTGGGCAGCAGCGGTTCGGGCAGTGGCTCGGGGAGCGGTTCCGGCGGTGGCGCGAACTGA